Proteins encoded in a region of the Bacillus sp. T3 genome:
- a CDS encoding (Fe-S)-binding protein, whose protein sequence is MKVTLFTTCIVDFMAMNVGKATVELLEGLGHEIDYPKQQTCCGQPTYNTGYVEKTKNTIKHFIETFEHADAIVSPSGSCVYFVKEYPHILADDKEWKARAEKVAAKTYELSQFLIEVINVDDFSAKLPGKAVYHHNCHTSRFLKVKEQPIKLLSKVEGLELVDFHNSHKCCGFGGTFSVKMGDISAEVADEKARYIMEANPDYLIGADFACLMNIGGRLSRLGSNIKVMHIAEVLNSK, encoded by the coding sequence ATGAAAGTAACATTATTTACAACCTGTATTGTCGATTTTATGGCAATGAATGTCGGTAAAGCAACAGTTGAATTACTTGAGGGTCTGGGGCATGAAATCGATTATCCTAAGCAACAAACATGTTGCGGTCAACCTACGTACAACACTGGATACGTAGAGAAAACGAAAAACACAATCAAGCACTTTATCGAAACATTTGAACATGCTGATGCGATTGTTTCACCATCAGGTTCTTGTGTTTATTTTGTAAAAGAATATCCACATATTCTAGCTGATGATAAAGAATGGAAAGCAAGAGCGGAAAAAGTTGCCGCAAAAACATACGAATTATCACAATTCCTAATTGAAGTGATTAATGTAGACGATTTTTCTGCGAAACTTCCAGGAAAGGCTGTTTACCATCACAACTGCCATACATCCAGATTTTTAAAAGTAAAAGAACAACCTATAAAACTTCTTTCGAAAGTAGAAGGCCTAGAATTAGTAGATTTCCACAATTCGCACAAATGTTGCGGGTTTGGTGGTACCTTCTCTGTTAAAATGGGGGACATTTCAGCTGAAGTTGCTGATGAAAAAGCAAGGTATATCATGGAAGCGAACCCTGATTATTTGATAGGCGCAGATTTCGCTTGTCTAATGAATATTGGTGGACGTTTAAGTAGACTTGGATCCAATATCAAAGTAATGCATATTGCTGAAGTGCTAAATTCTAAATAG
- a CDS encoding L-lactate dehydrogenase, which translates to MKRNKLVVVGVGHVGSYVLADAMKLGLFAEIVVIDTDKDVAYGEALDQEHATALTYMSNTTVRAGDYSECANADVIICAAGPSVIKSDEDTMPDRVQLAVVNSKVIREVMTGITKYTKDAIIIFITNPLDTMVYIAENEFGYPKGRIFGTGTMLDSARLRKIIATNYDIDPKSVTGYMMGEHGHTAFPVLSRLNVQGFGEKELDQVLQGKEPLSRDGIKKQVVQAAFDVLNGKGWTNAGVAQAAVTLAKAVMLDERSVYPVSTTLHGQYGYDGDVALSIPCVIGRNGVEKQLEIALDAQELEWLHQSAEYIKETMKVAKTSSI; encoded by the coding sequence ATGAAAAGAAATAAGTTAGTTGTTGTAGGTGTAGGCCATGTTGGCTCTTATGTTCTTGCAGATGCCATGAAATTAGGGCTTTTCGCGGAAATTGTAGTCATTGATACCGATAAGGATGTTGCCTATGGCGAAGCTCTTGACCAAGAACATGCAACTGCTCTTACATATATGTCTAATACAACGGTTCGTGCGGGGGATTATTCCGAATGTGCGAATGCAGATGTAATTATCTGTGCGGCTGGTCCTAGCGTAATAAAAAGTGATGAAGATACGATGCCGGACAGGGTCCAATTAGCTGTTGTTAATTCAAAGGTCATTCGTGAAGTGATGACTGGAATTACGAAATATACGAAAGACGCCATCATTATTTTCATAACAAATCCGTTAGATACGATGGTGTACATAGCAGAAAATGAATTTGGTTATCCGAAGGGACGCATATTCGGAACCGGAACAATGCTTGATTCTGCACGTCTGCGAAAAATCATTGCTACTAATTATGACATCGACCCAAAAAGTGTAACAGGCTATATGATGGGCGAACACGGACATACCGCTTTCCCCGTATTAAGCCGCTTAAATGTACAAGGGTTTGGTGAGAAAGAATTAGACCAAGTTCTTCAAGGTAAAGAACCATTAAGTCGGGATGGTATTAAAAAACAAGTTGTACAAGCAGCATTTGATGTGTTGAATGGGAAAGGTTGGACAAATGCAGGTGTTGCCCAAGCTGCTGTTACACTAGCAAAGGCTGTTATGCTGGATGAGCGCAGTGTTTATCCAGTGTCGACAACATTACACGGACAATATGGATACGATGGGGATGTTGCTTTAAGTATTCCATGTGTCATCGGGAGAAATGGTGTAGAAAAACAATTAGAAATTGCTCTCGATGCCCAAGAACTTGAATGGCTTCATCAATCCGCGGAATATATTAAAGAAACGATGAAAGTGGCTAAGACAAGTAGCATTTGA
- a CDS encoding lactate utilization protein C has translation MVQGQILNRESFISNLSNILGRPMPKEVVHPELSSKPQLEIYKGFTQAQLAEEFHKNAQVNKAGSGGKIDSLIIEKKDLAKTIAEKLVEHGTGPIIAWNDERFAQWGLEDALKDAYVWTDEKGRENIDKALNASYGVCISDLSIAETASYTVIDKLGRGRSSNFLPLNYVCIVPQSTIVPRLTQGMQKLHELSKQGINPAAINFICGSSSSSDIELNKVWGVHGPIRLTYLIVSDL, from the coding sequence ATGGTACAAGGACAAATTTTAAATAGAGAATCATTTATTTCTAACCTTTCAAACATACTTGGTCGCCCAATGCCGAAAGAAGTTGTCCATCCTGAATTATCAAGCAAACCTCAACTTGAAATTTATAAAGGCTTTACTCAAGCTCAATTAGCGGAAGAATTCCATAAGAATGCTCAAGTTAACAAAGCTGGATCGGGCGGTAAGATAGATTCCTTAATTATCGAGAAAAAAGATCTTGCAAAAACGATTGCTGAGAAACTAGTTGAACATGGAACAGGACCAATTATCGCTTGGAACGATGAGCGTTTTGCCCAATGGGGTCTTGAAGATGCGCTAAAAGACGCCTATGTTTGGACGGATGAAAAGGGCCGTGAAAATATCGATAAGGCTTTGAATGCGTCTTATGGCGTGTGTATTAGTGATCTTTCAATTGCTGAAACAGCTTCTTACACGGTCATTGATAAGTTAGGAAGAGGAAGATCATCAAACTTCCTGCCTTTAAATTATGTTTGTATTGTGCCGCAAAGTACCATTGTTCCTCGTTTAACACAAGGAATGCAAAAACTACATGAACTATCAAAACAAGGAATAAACCCTGCAGCCATTAACTTTATTTGTGGCTCAAGTAGTTCCTCTGACATTGAGTTAAACAAAGTATGGGGTGTACATGGACCTATTCGTTTAACTTATCTCATTGTTTCTGATTTATAA
- a CDS encoding LutB/LldF family L-lactate oxidation iron-sulfur protein: MGIKINEQTFEKNLEKNLNDDFMRAAMVKAQDLISKNRTNVLSQLGDGNFAEWQKLSGEVRAHVLENLDFYLNQFSENVIKNGGNVFFAKDAKEASQYVTNLAIERGVKKVVKAKSMVTEEIGLNHAMMDAGVDVKETDLAEYILQLDDWNPPSHMVVPSLHLNKTQIRDVFAKNGYSGNDIPEDLAAFARASLRNEYVTADMGIYGCNFAIAESGAISLISNEGNIDLCTSAPELQVAVMGMERICATYEDADICISLLARSAVGAKNTSYTTFVNGITEEGAADGAKEFHVVIVDNGRSKVLQSQFKEVLQCMRCAACLNACPVYRQVGGHSYNAIYSGPLGVVLTPLLAGYGDFKELPYMCSLCGECTEVCPSNIPLHSLIHEHKRVLAEEKKVSAFWGASMSGAGMVLSRPWMYKLGTSVAPFMTKPLMEDGKIKKGVSILKGWTDKRDLPALEKTRFRDWYEARSKGGDK; this comes from the coding sequence ATGGGAATTAAGATTAATGAGCAAACTTTTGAGAAAAATCTTGAAAAGAATCTAAACGATGATTTCATGCGTGCGGCAATGGTAAAAGCTCAAGATTTAATTAGTAAAAATAGAACGAACGTGCTATCACAATTGGGAGATGGTAATTTCGCTGAGTGGCAAAAACTATCAGGAGAAGTTCGTGCCCACGTTCTTGAAAACTTAGATTTCTATTTAAATCAGTTTTCTGAAAACGTTATCAAAAATGGAGGTAACGTATTTTTTGCCAAGGATGCGAAGGAAGCCTCTCAGTATGTTACGAATCTAGCAATTGAAAGAGGTGTTAAAAAAGTTGTAAAAGCTAAATCGATGGTGACAGAGGAAATTGGACTGAACCATGCAATGATGGATGCTGGTGTAGATGTAAAAGAAACGGACTTAGCTGAATACATTTTGCAATTAGATGACTGGAATCCACCTTCACATATGGTCGTGCCATCTTTACATTTAAACAAAACCCAAATTCGTGATGTTTTTGCCAAGAATGGATATAGTGGCAACGATATTCCGGAAGACCTAGCGGCATTTGCTCGTGCTTCACTACGTAATGAGTATGTAACGGCTGATATGGGAATTTACGGATGTAACTTTGCTATTGCTGAATCTGGAGCGATTTCATTAATCAGTAATGAAGGAAATATCGACCTTTGTACATCTGCACCTGAATTACAGGTAGCTGTTATGGGGATGGAACGTATTTGTGCCACTTATGAAGATGCAGATATCTGTATTAGCTTATTGGCTAGAAGTGCAGTAGGGGCAAAAAATACAAGTTATACGACATTTGTAAACGGGATTACTGAAGAAGGCGCTGCGGACGGTGCAAAAGAATTTCATGTGGTAATCGTTGATAATGGACGTTCGAAAGTATTGCAGTCTCAATTCAAAGAAGTATTACAATGTATGCGCTGCGCTGCCTGTTTAAATGCTTGTCCTGTATATCGTCAAGTTGGTGGCCACTCTTATAATGCAATCTATTCTGGACCACTTGGTGTTGTGTTAACGCCACTACTTGCCGGTTATGGTGATTTCAAAGAACTTCCATATATGTGCTCACTTTGTGGGGAATGTACAGAAGTTTGTCCATCTAATATCCCGTTGCACTCATTAATTCATGAGCACAAACGTGTATTAGCTGAAGAAAAGAAGGTTTCAGCGTTCTGGGGTGCGAGTATGTCTGGAGCAGGTATGGTTCTAAGCCGTCCTTGGATGTACAAGCTAGGAACAAGTGTTGCGCCATTCATGACAAAACCATTGATGGAAGATGGAAAAATTAAAAAGGGTGTTAGTATTCTTAAAGGTTGGACAGACAAACGTGACTTGCCTGCATTGGAAAAAACACGTTTCAGAGATTGGTATGAAGCTAGAAGTAAAGGAGGAGATAAATAA